In Hyphomicrobiales bacterium, a single window of DNA contains:
- a CDS encoding cell wall hydrolase, whose product MRAPEYRGRRSWVDDSFELEFEEPRSAIAEYSPIVLGGIMLVAAFAFAGHYIGRNASAHTAEASVISIPSMPSMPQTTELSSKSSLLPEGDTFQSAALVQLRSQTVQADGKGDLFVPDAGEAPEAPVKKKALAAAKDKRIHIEPASINLKAEQDVSAKAVKKLALAAKPAETGEALVISNTDKKKQLSQRRLRVAEENCLARAVYFEARSESEMGQLAVAKVILNRTKDPAYPKTICGVVYQGSQRRNSCQFSFACDGMPDDVKSPAAWSRSKRIAQMAISGEVNMGKAMSTATNYHADYVKPRWARSMRKLVKIGTHIFYSDG is encoded by the coding sequence TTGAGGGCACCGGAATATCGCGGGCGACGGAGCTGGGTTGACGACTCCTTTGAACTGGAGTTCGAGGAACCCCGCAGCGCCATTGCAGAATATTCGCCAATCGTGCTGGGCGGCATCATGCTGGTCGCCGCTTTTGCCTTTGCCGGACACTACATCGGCCGCAACGCGTCGGCCCATACCGCTGAAGCCTCCGTCATCTCCATTCCGTCCATGCCCTCCATGCCGCAAACGACCGAGCTTTCGAGCAAGAGTTCGCTGCTGCCGGAAGGCGACACATTCCAGTCCGCCGCCCTCGTGCAACTGCGCAGCCAGACCGTGCAGGCCGATGGCAAGGGCGACCTTTTTGTTCCCGATGCCGGGGAAGCGCCTGAAGCGCCCGTGAAGAAGAAGGCGCTCGCCGCAGCCAAGGACAAGCGTATCCACATCGAGCCGGCCTCCATCAACCTGAAGGCCGAACAGGATGTGAGCGCCAAGGCGGTGAAGAAGCTGGCGCTGGCCGCCAAGCCCGCCGAAACGGGCGAAGCTCTCGTCATTTCAAACACGGACAAGAAAAAGCAGCTGTCGCAGCGCCGCCTCCGCGTCGCGGAGGAGAACTGCCTTGCCCGGGCCGTCTACTTCGAAGCCCGCTCCGAGTCCGAGATGGGTCAGCTTGCGGTCGCGAAGGTCATCCTCAACCGCACCAAGGATCCGGCCTATCCCAAGACAATCTGCGGCGTGGTCTACCAGGGTTCGCAGCGCCGCAATTCCTGCCAGTTCTCCTTTGCCTGCGACGGCATGCCAGACGACGTGAAGAGCCCTGCCGCCTGGTCGCGCTCCAAGCGCATTGCCCAGATGGCGATCAGCGGCGAGGTCAACATGGGCAAAGCCATGAGCACCGCCACCAACTATCATGCCGACTACGTGAAGCCGCGCTGGGCCCGGTCCATGCGCAAGCTGGTGAAGATCGGCACGCACATCTTCTATTCTGACGGCTGA